In a single window of the Biomphalaria glabrata chromosome 5, xgBioGlab47.1, whole genome shotgun sequence genome:
- the LOC106060568 gene encoding putative defense protein 3, translating into MTSQVTLAFIWLFCSRVVQAYPGGAPDLACVSMFPSGHMTTAQLSEPPYRISVSKKTYNPGETIKVEIVGLEESFTGLYVQPRQVGCHLNATRIVGVFTASSPDLQTRHCFGVVHSTVTHTSKDKQNRASFYWTAPVTPSGHVVIRATLVKDFQHFWTEVESAPIIDLHNKDMPACVSHEHKDGFNFDHNAGNVSFQAKKSKIQMINSGFQNIASICFFLAFLQMSLVLVRKITVYI; encoded by the exons ATGACGTCACAGGTTACTCTCGCTTTCATTTGGCTGTTTTGTTCCAGAGTCGTCCAGGCTTACCCAGGAGGGGCGCCCGACCTGGCCTGTGTATCCATGTTTCCATCGGGGCACATGACCACCGCCCAGCTCTCAGAACCGCCGTACAGGATTAGTGTAAGTAAGAAGACATACAATCCAGGGGAGACCATCAAAG TTGAGATCGTCGGACTGGAAGAAAGTTTCACTGGACTCTACGTCCAACCTCGCCAAGTTGGCTGTCACTTAAACGCAACTCGCATCGTGGGCGTCTTCACTGCATCAAGCCCCGATCTACAGACACGCCACTGCTTTGGTGTTGTTCAC tcTACGGTAACTCACACTAGTAAAGACAAACAGAATCGAGCTTCTTTCTATTGGACAGCCCCTGTAACACCTTCGGGTCACGTAGTCATCAG AGCAACATTGGTCAAAGATTTCCAACATTTCTGGACGGAAGTTGAGTCAGCTCCTATAATTGACCTTCACAATAAAGACATGCCAGCTTGCGTAAGCCACGAGCATAAAGATGGCTTCAACTTTGATCACAACGCTGGGAATGTGAGCTTTCAGGCTAAGAAGTCCAAGATACAGATGATCAACTCAGGCTTTCAAAACATTGCAAGCATCTGTTTTTTTCTAGCTTTTCTACaaatgagtttagttttagtCAGGAAAATAACTGTATAcatttag
- the LOC106060550 gene encoding ankyrin repeat domain-containing protein 66-like, which yields MTSMIGLEIHEAASLGDHDALEEYIKSGRFDINQGDLNWGDKTPLHWASQKGFAECVRLLLDNGAFGLARTETGWTPAHFAAESGRITVLRALHASNVRVDKKDNYGCTPRRLAEIYDHQDCIKFLQQAEQEIAERRHNLGLLNSSDEEDDLETMTSITFATEEKSGDDVTRSSSHQRRRKDRNSSPSPSEGRKSRASDKSSASNDKRKKKDKKSTSPNVGKKNKNRDMTDADVTKNFQSEGKKNTKSKETASSPQSEEKLKKQQNTKQQREQKIKYKENITSGSKSDDSVIGNKEADVKNEGKLISIEEMFNTDQQSNKTKRRKDKKNAKISLRVST from the exons ATGACATCTATGATTGGTTTGGAGATTCACGAAGCTGCATCTCTTGGCGACCACGATGCTCTGGAAGAATACATCAAGTCTGGCCGATTTGATATCAACCAAGGAGACCTGAACTGGGGTGACAAGACTCCACTTCATTGGGCCAGCCAGAAAG gTTTCGCTGAGTGCGTCAGGCTTCTTCTAGACAACGGCGCCTTCGGGTTAGCCCGAACAGAGACAGGTTGGACACCGGCTCATTTCGCTGCGGAATCGGGCAGAATAACAGTTCTCCGAGCTCTCCATGCCTCCAATGTTAGAGTAGACAAGAAAGACAACTACGGATGTACACCACGAAGATTAGCAGAAATATACGACCATCAAGATTGCATCAAGTTTTTGCAACA ggcaGAACAGGAGATAGCAGAAAGGCGACACAATCTAGGGCTCTTGAATTCTTCTGATGAAGAAGATGACTTGGAAACTATGACCTCCATCACATTTGCTACAGAAGAAAAATCAGGTGATGATGTCACCCGATCCAGCAGCCACCAAAGAAGGCGCAAGGACAGGAACTCTTCGCCGTCACCAAGCGAGGGAAGAAAGAGCCGGGCCAGCGACAAGTCCTCGGCCTcgaatgataaaagaaaaaagaaagataagaaAAGTACGTCCCCTAATGTaggcaaaaagaataaaaacagaGATATGACCGACGCAGACGTGACAAAGAATTTCCAAAGCGAAGGCAAAAAAAATACTAAGTCAAAAGAGACAGCGTCTTCTCCACAGAGCGAAGAGAAACTCaagaaacaacaaaatacaaaacaacaaaggGAACAAAAGATCAAGTACAAAGAAAATATAACTTCCGGCTCAAAAAGTGACGACTCGgtcattggaaacaaagaagcAGACGTGAAAAATGAAGGGAAACTGATCAGCATTGAGGAAATGTTTAACACAGATCAACAATCCAACAAGACTAAACGtagaaaagacaaaaagaatGCGAAAATCTCACTTCGAGTTTCCACATAA